In Leishmania mexicana MHOM/GT/2001/U1103 complete genome, chromosome 20, one genomic interval encodes:
- a CDS encoding putative protein kinase ck2 regulatory subunit, with the protein MDEAYSPENMEYEYEDEELVSWITWFCDLKGNEFFCMVDREFITDDFNLTGLAPIVPFYHYALELILDVESMESDGLTEQQKRLVESSAEILYGLIHARFITTGRGLKLMEEKYIQGEFGSCPRVFCEGHALLPVGQSDVVRESSVKLFCPRCEDIYHPRSVRHRSLDGAFWGTTFPHLLLMQLRERGVSIPPPNQHYVPKVYGFRVRKPGIPLITNGTGEEETGAASAGAGDVSRKAEARPHHEEEEGAVTGSKALDQRVPAESSSSSSKGKAE; encoded by the coding sequence ATGGATGAGGCGTACTCTCCAGAGAACATGGAGTACGAGTACGAGGATGAGGAGCTTGTGAGCTGGATTACGTGGTTCTGCGACTTGAAGGGAAATGAGTTCTTCTGCATGGTCGACCGCGAATTCATCACAGATGATTTCAACCTAACTGGGCTGGCTCCAATAGTGCCATTTTACCATTATGCATTAGAACTCATCCTCGACGTGGAGTCGATGGAGAGCGACGGCCTTAccgagcagcagaagcgtCTCGTCGAGAGCTCCGCGGAGATCCTCTATGGTCTTATTCACGCCCGCTTCATCACCACCGGCCGTGGCCTCAAGCTGATGGAGGAAAAATATATACAGGGCGAGTTTGGTAGCTGTCCCCGCGTCTTCTGCGAGGGCCATGCGCTGCTCCCGGTGGGCCAGAGCGACGTGGTGCGTGAGAGCTCCGTGAAGCTCTTTTGTCCACGCTGCGAGGATATCTACCACCCTCGCTCCGTCCGCCACCGTAGCCTCGACGGTGCCTTCTGGGGCACCACCTTTCCTCACCTGTTGCTcatgcagctgcgcgagcgcggtgTGTCGATTCCGCCGCCGAACCAGCATTACGTGCCGAAGGTGTACGGTTTCCGCGTTCGCAAGCCAGGCATTCCCCTCATCACCAACGGCACGGGCGAAGAGGAGACCggtgccgcctccgcaggGGCAGGGGATGTGTCACGCAAAGCCGAGGCCCGACCTCACCacgaagaagaagagggcgCCGTCACAGGGTCGAAGGCTTTGGATCAGCGGGTGCCCGCCGAATCCTCAAGCTCTAGCTCAAAAGGAAAGGCGGAATAG
- a CDS encoding putative 40S ribosomal protein SA, producing the protein MTAVESGSKVLRMKESDAQKLLAMRCHIGTRNQSSAMKKYIYGRTAEGSHIIDVHMMWEKLILAARVIAAVENPKDVCVCSSRLYGTRAIYKFSQHVGTSFHGGRFIPGTFTNQIQKKFVQPRVLVVTDPRTDHQAIREASLVNIPVIALCDTDAPLEYVDIAIPCNNRGIKSIGMMYWLLAREVLRLRGTIVRSVPWEEKVDLFFYRDPNEAAEEKAAAAAAVPAAEAEEGFGWVERNDDNAWEA; encoded by the coding sequence ATGACCGCTGTGGAGTCTGGCTCGAAGGTTCTCCGGAtgaaggagagcgacgcgCAGAAGCTGCTGGCGATGCGGTGCCACATTGGCACGCGCAACCAGAGCAGTGCGATGAAGAAGTACATCTACGGCCGCACGGCGGAGGGCAGCCACATCATCGACGTGCACATGATGTGGGAGAAGCTGATCCTCGCTGCTCGCGTGATCGCGGCTGTGGAGAACCCGAaggacgtgtgcgtgtgctcgtcgcGCCTGTacggcacacgcgccatcTACAAGTTCTCGCAGCACGTGGGCACGAGCTTCCACGGCGGCCGCTTCATCCCTGGTACGTTCACGAACCAGATCCAGAAGAAGTTCGTGCAGCCGCGCGTGCTTGTGGTGACGGACCCGCGCACGGACCACCAGGCCATCCGCGAGGCGTCGCTGGTGAACATCCCTGTGATTGCGCTGTGCGACACGGACGCGCCGCTGGAGTACGTGGACATTGCGATCCCGTGCAACAACCGCGGCATCAAGTCGATCGGCATGATGTACTGGCTGCTTGCgcgcgaggtgctgcgcctgcgcggcacTATTGTGCGCTCTGTGCCGtgggaggagaaggtggaCCTGTTCTTCTACCGCGACCCCAACGAGGctgcggaggagaaggccgctgcggccgctgcggtgcccgccgcggaggcggaggagggcttCGGCTGGGTGGAGCGCAACGACGACAACGCGTGGGAGGCGTAA